In a single window of the Shumkonia mesophila genome:
- the dapA gene encoding 4-hydroxy-tetrahydrodipicolinate synthase — translation MFKGSLVALITPFRSGELDEKAFRDFVEWQIQEGTDGLVPVGTTGESPTLSHQEHMRVVELCIEVAKGRVPVMAGAGSNSTREAIALTQHAKKVGAAAALVVTPYYNKPTQEGLYQHYKAIHDAVDLPIIIYNIPGRSIVDMSVATMARLAKLPRIAGVKDATNDLARPMRTRIACGKDFCILSGEDATAIQLMAGGGHGCISVTANIAPRLCADMHRAWRAGDMAKVMDLQERLMPLHDAMFCETSPGPVKYAASLLGKCTAEARLPLCEIAETSKQRVKEAMAAAGLL, via the coding sequence ATGTTCAAGGGTTCCCTGGTTGCCCTCATCACGCCGTTTCGCAGCGGCGAACTGGACGAGAAGGCCTTCCGCGACTTCGTGGAATGGCAGATCCAGGAGGGAACGGACGGCCTGGTTCCGGTGGGAACGACGGGCGAATCGCCGACGTTGAGCCACCAAGAGCACATGCGGGTGGTGGAGCTTTGCATCGAGGTGGCCAAGGGGCGCGTTCCGGTGATGGCCGGCGCCGGCTCTAATTCGACGCGCGAAGCCATCGCGCTCACCCAGCACGCCAAGAAGGTTGGGGCCGCCGCCGCCCTGGTGGTGACGCCCTATTACAACAAGCCGACCCAGGAAGGGCTGTATCAGCACTACAAGGCGATCCACGACGCCGTCGATCTGCCGATCATCATCTACAACATTCCGGGGCGCAGCATCGTCGACATGTCGGTGGCGACCATGGCCAGGCTGGCCAAGCTGCCGCGTATCGCCGGCGTCAAGGACGCCACCAACGACCTGGCGCGCCCCATGCGCACCCGCATCGCCTGCGGCAAGGATTTCTGCATCCTGTCGGGCGAGGACGCCACCGCCATCCAGCTGATGGCCGGCGGCGGGCATGGCTGCATTTCGGTGACCGCCAACATTGCGCCGCGCCTGTGCGCCGACATGCACCGCGCCTGGCGGGCCGGCGACATGGCCAAGGTGATGGACCTTCAGGAACGGCTGATGCCGCTGCACGACGCCATGTTCTGCGAAACCAGCCCCGGCCCGGTGAAGTACGCGGCGAGCCTGCTTGGCAAGTGCACGGCGGAAGCCCGCCTGCCGCTGTGCGAGATCGCCGAGACCAGCAAGCAGCGCGTCAAGGAGGCCATGGCGGCGGCCGGCCTGCTGTAA
- a CDS encoding CinA family protein has protein sequence MFPPPLLRLAEAVLAACRAHGLRLATAESCTGGLIAGALTAVAGSSDVVERGFVTYTNESKSAMLGVPAPLIAAHGAVSEPVARAMAEGTLAHSPADLAVAVTGIAGPAGGTPEKPVGLVHLAAARRGGPTWHERYIFAGDRAAVREQTVEIALRMVERLAKEPS, from the coding sequence ATGTTTCCGCCCCCCCTTCTTCGTCTCGCCGAGGCCGTGCTGGCCGCCTGCCGGGCCCACGGGCTTAGGCTCGCCACCGCCGAATCCTGCACCGGCGGGCTGATCGCCGGCGCCCTGACCGCCGTTGCCGGCTCGTCCGACGTGGTGGAGCGCGGCTTCGTCACCTATACCAACGAATCCAAAAGCGCCATGCTGGGCGTGCCCGCCCCCCTCATCGCCGCGCACGGCGCGGTCAGCGAACCGGTGGCGCGGGCCATGGCCGAAGGAACGCTCGCCCATTCCCCCGCCGACCTTGCCGTCGCCGTCACCGGCATCGCCGGTCCCGCCGGCGGCACCCCGGAAAAGCCGGTCGGCCTGGTCCATCTGGCGGCGGCCCGCCGCGGCGGCCCCACGTGGCACGAGCGTTACATTTTCGCGGGCGACCGCGCCGCCGTGCGCGAGCAGACGGTGGAAATCGCCCTTCGCATGGTCGAACGCCTGGCCAAGGAGCCATCATGA
- a CDS encoding type II toxin-antitoxin system RatA family toxin has protein sequence MPRHAERRLLPHTPEQLFDLVADVERYPEFLPWCVATRVSGRRVDGFMAEMVIGFKMFRERYVSRVDVDKPHRIDVSHFRGPFKHLRNHWIFEPAEGGCIVDFSVDFEFHSRLMERLIGSVFHEAVRRMVSAFEKRAAQLYARLPAPDNHTVQSASGD, from the coding sequence ATGCCCCGGCATGCCGAACGGCGGCTGTTGCCGCACACCCCCGAACAGCTTTTCGACCTGGTGGCCGACGTCGAGCGTTATCCGGAATTTCTTCCCTGGTGCGTGGCCACCCGGGTGTCGGGCCGCCGCGTCGACGGCTTCATGGCCGAGATGGTGATCGGCTTCAAGATGTTCCGCGAACGCTACGTCTCGCGGGTCGACGTGGACAAGCCGCACCGCATCGACGTCTCGCACTTCCGCGGCCCCTTCAAGCACCTGCGCAACCACTGGATCTTCGAGCCGGCCGAAGGGGGGTGCATCGTCGATTTCTCGGTCGATTTCGAGTTCCACTCGCGCCTGATGGAACGGCTTATCGGTTCCGTCTTCCACGAGGCTGTGCGCCGCATGGTGTCGGCCTTCGAGAAACGGGCGGCCCAGCTTTACGCCCGCCTGCCCGCGCCCGACAACCACACCGTCCAGTCAGCTTCGGGAGACTAG
- a CDS encoding proline dehydrogenase family protein codes for MKLWQSAMIGLARNEALTRFMQERAPTSGLTARFVAGPEVADFMAAAQRLRGHGFSTSAFFLGEYVADPEKIAANVAGIRAVVAAIGDDVDLHVSVDPSQIGYALDDALGEANALSIAEALAGRPAAGRKTLMLDMEDESYVPRTLALHGALGGRGLPAAVTIQAYLRRSAADIEQLLAAGATVRLVKGAFVGSPQTAFAARPDIDASYRALAGRMLSEDARAAGMRPVFGTHDEAIIAELRKLARRNGWRPGEYEFEMLFGVRPVLQQSLVDGGEAVRLYLPFGRDWWPYAIRRVGESPRNAWLVARALVSRS; via the coding sequence ATGAAACTGTGGCAGAGCGCCATGATCGGTCTCGCCCGCAACGAGGCGCTGACCCGCTTCATGCAGGAAAGGGCGCCGACCTCGGGCCTGACGGCGCGATTCGTGGCCGGCCCCGAGGTGGCCGATTTCATGGCGGCGGCCCAGCGGCTGCGGGGACACGGCTTTTCCACCTCGGCCTTCTTCCTGGGCGAATACGTGGCCGACCCCGAAAAGATCGCCGCCAACGTGGCGGGCATCCGGGCCGTCGTCGCGGCCATCGGCGACGACGTGGACCTGCACGTGTCGGTCGATCCCTCGCAGATCGGCTATGCCCTCGACGACGCCCTGGGCGAGGCCAACGCTCTTTCCATCGCCGAGGCGCTGGCCGGCCGCCCGGCGGCGGGACGCAAGACCCTGATGCTCGATATGGAAGACGAAAGTTACGTGCCGCGCACGCTGGCCCTCCACGGTGCCCTCGGCGGCCGGGGCCTGCCCGCCGCCGTCACCATCCAGGCCTATTTGCGCCGGTCGGCCGCCGACATCGAACAACTGCTCGCCGCCGGCGCCACCGTGCGCCTCGTCAAGGGCGCCTTCGTCGGCAGCCCGCAAACCGCCTTCGCGGCGCGGCCCGACATCGACGCCAGCTACCGGGCGCTGGCCGGCCGCATGCTGTCGGAAGACGCCCGTGCCGCCGGCATGCGGCCGGTGTTCGGCACCCATGACGAGGCGATCATCGCCGAACTGCGCAAGCTGGCCCGCCGGAACGGCTGGCGGCCGGGGGAGTACGAGTTCGAGATGCTGTTCGGGGTCCGCCCGGTGCTGCAACAGTCTTTGGTCGACGGGGGCGAGGCGGTGCGCCTCTACCTGCCATTCGGCCGCGACTGGTGGCCCTACGCCATCCGCCGGGTCGGCGAAAGCCCGCGCAACGCCTGGCTGGTCGCCAGGGCCCTAGTCTCCCGAAGCTGA
- a CDS encoding haloacid dehalogenase type II, which yields MSEPRLRDEIDACVFGAYGTLFDVGSAIGRYRDVLGNKVAPLISAWRAKQVSSAWLRSLMGDYVDFWHVTGNSLDSAMAALGIKGDLLRSRLMEMWLRVDAFPDVKDTLAGLKQAGIKTAILSDGSTTMLTAAVRSAGLHDLLHHVISADVAQIFKPHPNAYQVGVDRLKIPADRILFLASNAWDAAAATRFGYRTVWVNRTGERADDLPAKPEREISSLDQLPALLGL from the coding sequence ATGTCTGAACCGCGACTGCGCGACGAGATCGATGCCTGCGTCTTCGGCGCCTATGGCACCCTGTTTGACGTCGGCTCGGCGATCGGGCGCTACAGGGACGTGCTGGGCAACAAGGTGGCGCCGCTGATTTCCGCTTGGCGCGCCAAGCAGGTCTCCTCCGCCTGGCTGCGCAGCCTGATGGGCGACTACGTCGATTTCTGGCACGTCACCGGCAACAGCCTGGACTCGGCCATGGCGGCGCTCGGCATCAAGGGCGACCTGCTGCGCTCGCGGCTGATGGAAATGTGGCTGCGGGTCGATGCCTTCCCCGACGTCAAGGATACGCTCGCCGGCCTCAAACAGGCCGGCATCAAGACCGCCATCCTGTCGGACGGCTCGACCACCATGTTGACTGCGGCGGTACGCAGCGCCGGCCTTCACGACCTTCTGCATCACGTCATCTCGGCGGACGTCGCCCAGATCTTCAAGCCGCATCCCAATGCCTATCAGGTGGGGGTCGACCGCTTGAAGATCCCGGCCGATCGCATCCTTTTCCTGGCTTCCAACGCGTGGGACGCCGCCGCCGCCACCCGCTTCGGGTACCGTACCGTGTGGGTCAACCGCACCGGCGAGCGGGCCGACGACCTTCCGGCCAAGCCCGAACGCGAGATTTCCAGCCTCGACCAACTGCCGGCCCTGCTCGGCCTGTAA
- the smpB gene encoding SsrA-binding protein SmpB, translating into MAQKKKKGVSGNIVASNRRARHEYFIEDTFEAGIMLEGTEVKALRLGQGSINEAYAGEVEGELHLFNAFIPEYKSASHFNHEPRRTRKLLMHRREIARLIGAVQREGMTLVPLSIFFNLRGMAKVELALAKGKHSYDKRASIKEREWNRQKARVMRDHG; encoded by the coding sequence ATGGCGCAAAAAAAGAAAAAAGGAGTTTCCGGAAATATCGTGGCCAGCAACCGCAGGGCGCGCCACGAATATTTCATCGAGGATACCTTCGAAGCGGGAATCATGCTGGAGGGGACCGAGGTCAAGGCGCTGCGCCTCGGCCAGGGCAGCATCAACGAGGCTTATGCCGGCGAGGTGGAGGGCGAGCTGCACCTGTTCAACGCCTTCATCCCCGAATACAAGTCGGCCAGCCACTTCAACCACGAGCCCCGGCGCACCCGCAAGCTGCTGATGCACCGGCGCGAGATCGCCAGGCTGATCGGCGCCGTGCAGCGGGAAGGCATGACCCTGGTGCCGCTGTCGATCTTTTTCAACCTGCGCGGCATGGCCAAGGTCGAACTGGCGCTGGCCAAGGGCAAGCACAGCTACGACAAGCGGGCCAGCATCAAGGAGCGCGAGTGGAACCGCCAGAAGGCCCGCGTCATGCGCGACCACGGCTAG
- a CDS encoding lytic transglycosylase domain-containing protein — protein MRPLLSTARCPTAPTPRPGLRAFRLAAFLGAVVIAVAAGLAAASAAPLSDSDFKAARAAFAAIEKNQWKTAHQHAAAAGDPLVAKIVRWFDYTRPETDADFASIVAFLESEAQWPSRADLRRRAEEKLPGAMSHKDVLAWFERYPPVSTDGLIRHATALMAIGRDEGAHAAVRKAWIEGDFGKSQEQNFFRRFRGLLTPADHRARLERLLWEDRQWSAQHMLFRVDADARALAEARLALMAGKGGIDRLLDRVPAKLKNDPGLTYERLRWRRKKGRYEAARELLKGLPPDPLYPRKWWIERDILARRALDDGSITDAYRIAKEHGLKPTEANAREYADAEWMAGWIALRLLGDHAVALDHFVAMYQVVQYPISRARGAYWAGRAAEAMGMLRVANLWYAAAAHLPTTFYGQLALAKLAPESPLKFPADPQPTAEEAAAFKKHELARAIEILGQVGETVRLRPFLLTLAAVSDQPGWRALTADLAHIAGRPDLGVLTAKNADRNGQTLLKAGYPTVELPVAAGSNGRRVEPALALAVIRQESAFWPEAISSAGARGLMQLMPATAKHVAKIVDVAYANERLTGDPPYNLKLGTAYLAQMVDDFGGSYVLALAAYNAGPSRARQWIRELGNPGQSWADTVDWIESIPFGETRNYIQRVLENLQVYRGRLTNTPLPLGLELDLARSSGRQAG, from the coding sequence ATGCGACCCCTCCTCTCTACGGCGCGGTGTCCGACCGCCCCCACTCCGCGGCCAGGCCTTCGCGCCTTTCGGCTGGCCGCCTTCCTCGGCGCTGTCGTCATCGCCGTCGCCGCCGGCCTTGCCGCCGCGTCGGCGGCCCCTCTTTCCGACTCCGACTTCAAGGCGGCCCGGGCCGCCTTTGCGGCGATCGAGAAGAACCAGTGGAAGACGGCCCATCAGCACGCCGCCGCGGCCGGCGATCCGCTGGTCGCCAAGATCGTCCGCTGGTTCGACTACACGCGCCCGGAAACCGACGCCGACTTCGCCTCGATCGTCGCCTTCCTCGAAAGCGAGGCCCAGTGGCCCTCGCGGGCCGATTTGCGCCGGCGGGCCGAGGAAAAACTGCCCGGCGCCATGTCGCACAAGGACGTCCTGGCGTGGTTCGAGCGCTACCCGCCGGTCAGCACCGACGGCCTGATCCGGCACGCCACCGCCCTGATGGCCATCGGCAGGGACGAGGGCGCCCACGCCGCCGTGCGCAAGGCCTGGATCGAGGGCGATTTCGGCAAGAGCCAGGAGCAAAACTTCTTCCGGCGGTTTCGCGGGCTCCTGACCCCGGCCGACCACCGGGCACGGCTCGAGCGCCTGCTGTGGGAGGACCGCCAGTGGTCGGCCCAGCACATGCTGTTCCGGGTGGACGCCGACGCCCGCGCCCTGGCCGAGGCGCGCCTTGCCCTCATGGCCGGCAAGGGCGGTATCGACCGCCTGCTCGACCGCGTCCCCGCCAAGCTCAAGAACGATCCCGGCCTGACTTACGAGCGTCTGCGCTGGCGACGCAAGAAAGGGCGCTACGAAGCGGCCCGCGAACTCCTCAAGGGCCTGCCGCCCGATCCCCTGTATCCCCGCAAGTGGTGGATCGAACGCGACATCCTGGCCCGCCGGGCGCTGGACGACGGCTCCATCACCGACGCCTACCGGATCGCCAAGGAGCACGGCCTCAAGCCGACCGAAGCCAACGCCCGCGAATATGCCGACGCCGAATGGATGGCCGGCTGGATCGCACTGCGGCTGCTCGGCGATCACGCCGTCGCCCTGGATCATTTCGTGGCCATGTACCAGGTGGTTCAGTATCCGATCAGCCGGGCGCGCGGCGCCTATTGGGCGGGCCGGGCCGCCGAGGCGATGGGGATGCTGAGGGTCGCCAACCTGTGGTACGCCGCGGCGGCACACCTGCCGACCACCTTCTACGGCCAGTTGGCCCTGGCCAAGCTGGCGCCGGAAAGTCCGCTCAAGTTTCCCGCGGACCCGCAGCCGACCGCCGAGGAAGCCGCCGCCTTCAAGAAGCATGAACTGGCGCGGGCCATCGAGATCCTGGGCCAGGTCGGCGAGACGGTGCGCCTCAGACCCTTCCTGCTGACCCTGGCCGCGGTCTCGGATCAACCGGGCTGGCGGGCCTTGACGGCCGATCTCGCCCATATCGCCGGCCGGCCGGACCTCGGCGTGCTGACCGCCAAGAACGCCGACCGCAACGGCCAGACCCTGCTCAAGGCGGGATATCCGACCGTCGAATTGCCGGTCGCCGCCGGGTCGAACGGCCGCCGGGTCGAGCCGGCGCTGGCGCTGGCCGTCATCCGCCAGGAGAGCGCCTTCTGGCCGGAAGCGATCAGTTCGGCCGGCGCCCGCGGCCTGATGCAGCTGATGCCCGCCACCGCCAAGCACGTGGCCAAGATCGTCGACGTCGCCTACGCGAACGAGCGCCTGACCGGCGATCCTCCCTACAATCTCAAGCTGGGCACCGCCTATCTGGCCCAGATGGTCGACGATTTCGGGGGCTCCTACGTGCTGGCGCTGGCCGCCTACAACGCCGGCCCGTCGCGCGCCCGTCAATGGATTCGCGAGCTGGGCAATCCCGGCCAGTCGTGGGCGGACACCGTCGACTGGATCGAGTCCATTCCCTTCGGGGAGACCCGCAACTATATACAAAGGGTGCTGGAAAACCTGCAGGTGTATCGGGGCCGGTTGACCAACACGCCGCTGCCGTTGGGGTTGGAACTGGATCTCGCGCGCTCGTCCGGGCGCCAAGCCGGTTGA
- a CDS encoding adenylate/guanylate cyclase domain-containing protein, whose amino-acid sequence MVGETDQLAEEPPLTSKELLARTGISRATLNNYVALGLLPKPDVRNPGTGKTPRLGYFPASVLATIDQVNGLKKRGHTMAEIVSMVGVGHRPSEEVKEQPVGAPEPPVPPAGTAPRNGVEALAPRPAAPTPVASSPSPAAHPSRGGDMAVTLDQIKAPAYMVNYRFEVEWANPSAQDRIFGRRLDDASAITERNLFRLFLQGDRVPGFAGCEELLRFHLSIAKNRVAKTALFGTDLAARGTPVGPLFALYDDVEPINRQPLLHTEVNLARPGEVEAWHTLYASFYREGIFFTYAAADNVSDSLVALLARRDIVIRDLLKKRRPYLTELAVLVADLQDSVKICTELPPEEYFELINEVWGATEPKLRRYYATHGKHAGDGMVCYFFPQPDCSYALNALRCAQEMKETIRDISRRWQNRKHWINELRLNIGIHEGQEWFGTYQTPTHLEFTVLGDTINTAGRLSDFARRGAIWATKNLLGKLTAEDRNHVRFGIRRTTDGGEEILVPSTYARVANLVDLANPKYEKLNDIATLPVTEILDVELEPEKA is encoded by the coding sequence ATGGTTGGAGAAACGGATCAGCTAGCGGAGGAACCGCCGCTGACCAGCAAGGAATTGCTGGCGCGTACCGGCATTTCGCGGGCAACCCTGAACAATTACGTGGCGCTGGGCCTTCTGCCCAAGCCCGATGTCCGCAACCCGGGAACTGGGAAGACTCCTCGCCTTGGCTATTTTCCGGCCTCGGTGCTGGCCACCATCGACCAGGTCAACGGGCTCAAAAAAAGGGGCCACACGATGGCAGAAATCGTTTCGATGGTGGGGGTGGGTCACCGCCCCTCCGAGGAAGTGAAGGAGCAGCCGGTCGGCGCTCCCGAACCGCCCGTTCCCCCGGCCGGCACCGCGCCGCGCAACGGCGTCGAAGCCCTGGCGCCCCGGCCGGCGGCGCCGACGCCGGTGGCGTCGTCCCCCTCGCCCGCCGCCCATCCGTCCAGGGGCGGCGACATGGCGGTGACGCTCGATCAGATCAAGGCGCCGGCCTACATGGTCAACTACCGCTTCGAGGTGGAATGGGCCAATCCGTCGGCCCAGGACAGGATCTTCGGCCGCCGCCTCGACGACGCCAGCGCCATTACCGAGCGCAACCTCTTTCGCCTGTTTCTCCAGGGCGACCGGGTGCCCGGCTTCGCCGGCTGCGAGGAGCTGCTGCGCTTCCACCTGTCCATCGCCAAGAACCGGGTCGCCAAGACCGCGCTGTTCGGCACCGACTTGGCCGCCCGCGGCACGCCGGTGGGGCCGCTGTTCGCCCTTTACGACGACGTCGAGCCCATCAACCGCCAGCCCCTGCTGCACACCGAGGTGAACCTCGCCCGTCCGGGCGAGGTCGAGGCCTGGCACACCCTTTACGCCAGCTTCTACCGCGAGGGCATCTTCTTCACCTACGCGGCGGCCGACAACGTCAGCGATTCGCTGGTCGCCCTGCTGGCCCGGCGCGACATCGTCATCCGCGATCTTCTGAAGAAGCGCCGCCCCTATCTGACCGAGTTGGCCGTGCTGGTGGCCGACCTCCAGGATTCGGTCAAGATCTGCACCGAACTGCCGCCCGAGGAATACTTCGAACTGATCAACGAGGTGTGGGGCGCCACCGAGCCCAAGCTGCGCCGGTACTACGCCACCCACGGCAAACATGCCGGCGACGGCATGGTCTGCTATTTTTTCCCGCAGCCGGACTGCAGTTATGCGCTGAACGCGCTGCGCTGCGCCCAGGAGATGAAGGAAACCATCCGCGACATCAGCCGCCGCTGGCAGAACCGCAAGCACTGGATCAACGAACTGCGCCTCAACATCGGCATCCACGAGGGGCAGGAATGGTTCGGCACCTACCAGACGCCGACCCACCTCGAGTTCACCGTGCTGGGCGACACCATCAACACGGCCGGACGCCTTTCCGATTTCGCGCGCCGCGGTGCCATCTGGGCGACCAAGAACCTGCTGGGCAAGCTCACCGCCGAGGATCGCAACCACGTGCGCTTCGGCATCCGGCGCACCACCGACGGCGGCGAGGAGATCCTGGTGCCGTCCACCTATGCGCGGGTGGCCAACCTGGTCGACCTCGCCAATCCCAAATACGAGAAACTCAACGACATCGCCACCCTGCCGGTCACCGAGATCCTCGACGTGGAGCTGGAGCCCGAGAAGGCGTGA
- a CDS encoding peptidoglycan DD-metalloendopeptidase family protein — protein MEPAHRGRTRREKLRLLVRQLFPERQFFIRTDGRVAHVRFSHRVQMAVSAVVIAAGAWVAFSTASYVFHDDVLAAKDKQIANVRLAYRSLLGEVAEYQKKFTAMSGDLEQYHEMMLSLAEQNTALQRNLNSMENQLRSTETERESVLSARENLKGRLGELERDMKGLANRNFTLKDNLTTIEQELQSVLAERNHALFEGARMRRQIEGLESRMAALQSTQKDVVQRLTERTVATVEEFAKVVELAGLDVQQLMNEDASLTANQGGPFINAGDVRADAEPGDLLQVGLTNLDVQLDQLEGLQTILGKLPLALPMDHFQITSPFGKRLDPINKRWAMHYGLDLGGVHKTAVHATAPGIVVFAGWKGNYGRVVEIDHGAGIRTRYGHLERTLVKKGQEVKFRDRIGLMGNSGRSTGSHLHYEITFKGRPRDPMKFIKAGRYVFKE, from the coding sequence ATGGAGCCAGCACATCGGGGAAGGACGCGCCGCGAGAAACTGCGGCTTCTCGTCCGGCAGCTTTTCCCCGAGCGGCAGTTCTTCATTCGCACCGACGGTCGCGTCGCCCACGTCCGGTTCTCCCACCGGGTCCAGATGGCGGTATCGGCGGTGGTGATCGCGGCCGGCGCATGGGTCGCCTTCAGCACCGCCAGCTACGTTTTTCATGACGACGTCCTTGCCGCCAAAGACAAGCAGATCGCCAACGTGCGCCTCGCCTATCGCAGCCTGCTGGGCGAGGTGGCCGAGTATCAGAAAAAGTTCACCGCCATGAGCGGCGACCTGGAGCAGTATCACGAGATGATGCTGTCTCTGGCCGAACAGAATACCGCCTTGCAGCGCAATCTGAACTCGATGGAAAACCAGCTTCGCTCCACCGAAACCGAACGCGAGAGCGTGTTGTCGGCCCGCGAGAACCTGAAGGGGCGCCTGGGCGAGCTCGAGCGTGACATGAAGGGGCTGGCCAACCGCAACTTCACCCTCAAGGACAACCTCACGACGATCGAGCAGGAACTGCAGTCGGTGTTGGCGGAACGCAACCATGCCCTGTTCGAGGGCGCGCGTATGCGCCGCCAGATCGAGGGGCTGGAAAGCCGTATGGCGGCGCTGCAGTCGACCCAGAAGGACGTGGTGCAGCGGCTGACCGAGCGCACCGTCGCCACGGTCGAGGAATTCGCCAAGGTCGTTGAACTGGCCGGGCTCGACGTCCAACAGTTGATGAACGAGGACGCCTCGCTGACGGCCAACCAGGGCGGGCCGTTCATCAATGCCGGCGACGTCAGGGCGGACGCGGAACCGGGCGATCTGCTGCAGGTCGGACTGACCAACCTCGACGTGCAGCTCGATCAACTGGAGGGGTTGCAGACCATCCTGGGCAAGCTGCCGTTGGCGCTGCCCATGGATCATTTCCAGATAACCAGTCCTTTCGGAAAGCGGCTCGATCCCATCAACAAGCGGTGGGCCATGCATTACGGCCTTGACCTGGGTGGGGTCCACAAGACGGCCGTCCATGCGACGGCGCCCGGCATCGTGGTGTTCGCGGGGTGGAAGGGAAACTATGGCCGGGTGGTCGAGATCGACCACGGAGCCGGCATCCGCACCCGCTATGGGCACCTCGAGCGGACGCTCGTCAAGAAGGGACAGGAGGTCAAGTTCCGCGATCGGATCGGCCTGATGGGCAATTCCGGGCGGAGCACCGGGTCCCATCTGCACTATGAGATCACTTTCAAGGGAAGACCCAGAGACCCCATGAAGTTCATCAAGGCAGGTCGCTATGTTTTCAAAGAGTAA
- a CDS encoding phosphatidylglycerophosphatase A family protein, whose amino-acid sequence MKADRPPMDLRDPAVLAATGFGVGLLPAAPGTWGSLAALPFAWMLQTWVGPWGLAAAVTVVFVLGLWSVGRVAGGPAGDDPGAVVIDEVAGQWLTLLFVPPHPILYLAGFLLFRLADILKPWPVSWADRAVKGALGVMLDDILAALYAGAALFVLAWWAGA is encoded by the coding sequence ATGAAAGCGGACCGCCCGCCGATGGATCTCAGGGATCCGGCCGTCCTGGCCGCCACCGGGTTCGGCGTCGGCCTGCTGCCGGCCGCTCCGGGTACCTGGGGTTCGCTGGCCGCCCTGCCCTTCGCGTGGATGCTCCAGACGTGGGTGGGGCCGTGGGGGCTGGCCGCCGCCGTCACTGTCGTCTTCGTCCTTGGCCTGTGGAGCGTCGGGCGGGTGGCCGGCGGTCCGGCCGGCGACGATCCCGGCGCCGTGGTCATCGACGAGGTGGCCGGCCAGTGGCTGACCCTGCTTTTCGTGCCGCCCCACCCCATACTCTACCTCGCCGGCTTCCTGCTGTTCCGTCTGGCCGACATCCTCAAGCCTTGGCCGGTCAGTTGGGCGGATCGCGCCGTCAAGGGGGCGCTCGGCGTCATGCTCGACGACATCCTGGCCGCCCTTTACGCCGGGGCGGCGCTTTTCGTCCTGGCCTGGTGGGCGGGAGCCTAG
- a CDS encoding bactofilin family protein — MFSKSKREVDGGATAAKPAVPSIISTDMKIVGDLTSEGEIQVDGTVEGDIHSRHLLVGGTAQITGEIIAEMVEIYGTIHGQIKATTVSLAKTAHVVGDILHENLAIEKGAFLEGHCKRMPEKKETNERIALVRDNSAGNGSKLPTTPAALGPNGEKKSSNSQ; from the coding sequence ATGTTTTCAAAGAGTAAGAGGGAAGTGGACGGCGGCGCCACGGCGGCCAAGCCGGCTGTCCCGTCCATCATCAGTACCGACATGAAGATTGTCGGCGACCTGACGAGCGAAGGCGAGATCCAGGTGGACGGCACCGTCGAAGGCGACATCCACAGCCGTCATCTGCTGGTTGGCGGCACCGCCCAGATCACCGGCGAGATCATCGCCGAAATGGTCGAGATCTACGGCACCATCCACGGCCAGATCAAGGCGACGACGGTCAGCCTCGCCAAGACCGCGCACGTCGTCGGCGATATCCTTCACGAGAACCTGGCCATCGAGAAGGGCGCCTTCCTCGAAGGGCATTGCAAACGGATGCCCGAGAAGAAGGAAACGAACGAGCGCATCGCGCTGGTCCGCGACAATTCGGCGGGCAACGGCTCGAAGTTGCCCACCACGCCGGCCGCCCTCGGCCCCAACGGCGAAAAGAAAAGCTCCAACTCGCAGTAA